Proteins from a genomic interval of Pseudophryne corroboree isolate aPseCor3 chromosome 4, aPseCor3.hap2, whole genome shotgun sequence:
- the LOC134909539 gene encoding uncharacterized protein LOC134909539, whose product MTAEYPSASATTAETILNITTLTVGNGTALVQQSTVYHTVTSRSNTTRTSQQSAVTSVNLPQSSPSTLGESTALATQRFSSSTTLQPVETAIMEMIGNTNGTPSTLTAVYPSSSDTTTEAILSTLLPSTVQHVMTTGQQYTISYTVTSFGNNTTQRSQQSTVTPDQASLYLSLHISTLLNKLEREQQIIYQGTHFESVTEEKKKTTKLLRKLTNNELQPSFDQ is encoded by the exons ATGACTGCAGAGTATCCTTCAGCATCAGCAACAACTGCTGAAACCATACTCAACATAACAACACTGACAGTGGGTAACGGGACAGCCCTTGTACAGCAATCTACAGTATATCATACTGTTACATCAAGAAGCAACACTACTCGGACAAGTCAGCAATCAGCTGTCACATCAGTAAACCTTCCACAATCCAGTCCATCTACATTGGGAGAAAGTACAGCATTGGCTACTCAGAGGTTTAGTTCAAGTACAACACTGCAACCTGTAGAAACTGCAATCATGGAAATGATAG GTAATACAAATGGGACACCTAGTACACTGACTGCAGTGTATCCTTCATCATCAGATACAACTACAGAAGCCATACTCAGCACACTATTACCATCGACAGTGCAACATGTGATGACAACAGGACAGCAATATACAATATCGTATACTGTTACATCATTTGGAAACAACACTACTCAGAGAAGTCAGCAATCAACTGTCACACCAG ACCAAGCAAGTTTGTATTTATCTCTTCATATCTCAACATTATTGAATAAACTAGAAAGGGAACAGCAAATAATATACCAG ggaacccatTTTGAATCAGTCACTGAGGAAAAGAAGAAAACGACAAAGCTGTTAAGAAAGCTGACAAATAATGAGCTACAGCCCAGCTTTGaccaatga